One segment of Triticum aestivum cultivar Chinese Spring chromosome 2A, IWGSC CS RefSeq v2.1, whole genome shotgun sequence DNA contains the following:
- the LOC123184161 gene encoding cytochrome P450 94B3-like, whose product MELSWSSSLLLLIPLLPLVYFLYLRQDPKKQPHAHGLKVYPILGTLPHLVKNKDHFLEWYTGVMQSSPTHTMVFKVIGLTGQAITADPANVEHILKTNFGNYPKGELTVSMFEDFLGHGIFNSDGDEWLWQRKAASYEFNKRSLRNFMVDVVRFEAVERLVPLLQRAARDAQTLDVQDVLERFAFDNICGVAFGEDPGCLAVADEGMAAPQSAEFMSAFNDAQNTIVARVMSPIKWKWLWRVKRLLDIEPERRMRLALATIHGYADKIVRERRESGEDGLARRDDSLLSRFAAAGEHSDKSLRDVVTNFILAGRDTTSSALTWFFWLVSTRPDVEDKIMSEIRAVRVSGVGASTFSLDELREMHYLHSAITESMRLYLPVAADVHSCKEDDVLPDGTFIGKGWLMTYCAFAMAWLESIWGEDCQEFRPERWLDGEGVFRPASSFMYPVFHAGPRMCLGKEMAYIQMKYIVACVLERFSLRYVGGEGHPKLEMSMTLRMGRGLPMQVKNKGG is encoded by the exons ATGGAACTCTCCTGGTCCTCCTCGCTGCTTCTTCTCATCCCTCTCCTACCTCTTGTTTACTTTCTCTACTTGCGTCAGGACCCCAAGAAGCAGCCTCACGCCCATGGGCTCAAGGTCTACCCCATTCTCGGCACGCTGCCACACCTCGTGAAGAACAAAGACCACTTCCTCGAGTGGTACACCGGCGTCATGCAGAGCAGCCCCACACATACCATGGTCTTCAAGGTGATCGGTCTCACCGGCCAAGCCATCACGGCCGACCCGGCAAACGTGGAGCACATACTCAAGACTAACTTTGGGAATTACCCCAAAGGCGAGCTTACCGTCTCCATGTTCGAGGACTTCCTTGGCCACGGCATCTTCAACTCTGATGGCGACGAGTGGCTGTGGCAGCGCAAGGCAGCTAGCTACGAGTTCAACAAGCGCTCGCTTAGGAACTTCATGGTGGATGTCGTCCGTTTCGAGGCAGTCGAGCGGCTGGTGCCGCTGCTGCAGCGAGCGGCGCGCGACGCCCAGACCCTCGACGTTCAGGACGTGCTGGAGCGCTTTGCATTCGACAACATCTGCGGCGTGGCCTTCGGCGAAGACCCAGGCTGCCTGGCCGTCGCCGACGAGGGCATGGCCGCGCCCCAGAGCGCGGAGTTCATGTCCGCGTTCAACGACGCGCAGAACACGATCGTGGCCCGGGTCATGTCGCCTATCAAGTGGAAGTGGCTGTGGCGCGTGAAGAGGTTGCTCGACATAGAGCCGGAGAGGCGGATGCGCTTGGCGCTTGCGACGATCCACGGCTACGCTGACAAGATCGTTCGTGAGCGTAGGGAGAGTGGAGAGGATGGGCTGGCGCGGAGGGACGACTCTCTTCTGTCGCGCTTCGCTGCGGCTGGTGAGCACAGCGATAAGAGCCTCCGCGACGTGGTCACCAACTTCATCCTTGCCGGCCGCGACACGACATCGTCGGCGCTAACCTGGTTCTTCTGGTTAGTGTCCACGCGGCCCGACGTGGAGGACAAGATCATGAGCGAGA tccgCGCGGTGCGCGTGTCAGGAGTAGGCGCATCCACTTTCAGCTTGGACGAGCTGCGCGAAATGCACTACCTCCACTCGGCCATCACCGAGTCCATGCGGCTGTACTTGCCGGTGGCTGCCGACGTGCACAGCTGCAAGGAGGACGATGTCCTTCCGGACGGCACATTCATCGGCAAAGGGTGGCTGATGACATACTGCGCTTTCGCGATGGCGTGGTTGGAGAGCATCTGGGGCGAGGACTGCCAGGAGTTCAGGCCGGAGAGGTGGCTCGACGGAGAGGGCGTGTTCCGGCCGGCAAGCTCGTTCATGTACCCTGTCTTCCACGCGGGGCCGAGGATGTGCCTCGGAAAAGAGATGGCCTACATCCAGATGAAGTACATCGTGGCGTGCGTGTTGGAGAGGTTCAGCCTCCGGTACGTCGGAGGCGAGGGGCATCCAAAGCTCGAAATGTCAATGACGCTGCGGATGGGACGCGGCTTGCCAATGCAGGTGAAGAACAAGGGAGGCTAG